A window of Leptotrichia wadei contains these coding sequences:
- a CDS encoding AAA family ATPase codes for MNKKAVPVGVENFERIIKDGYYYVDKSLLIEKILENRTPVTLFTRPRRFGKTLNMSMIKYFFDVKNKDENKTLFENLKISDSKYMSEQGKYPVIFISLKDLKADTWEMCRLEIKKVISKLYREFQYITEKMDEDDKEIYNSIKNRKNDIDLNTSLELLSDFLCEYYGKKVIVLIDEYDSPIINAFDKGYYNETIEFFQVFYSSALKTNDSLKYGILTGITRIIKEGIFSGLNNLYVNTVLSKNYAEYFGLLESEVIEMLDYFNMKYKIEEVRSWYNGYLFGNEQIYNPWSIVNYLREKEIKSYWANVSGNTLLENMLENAGESVYADLKKFTDGESIEKYISDGTTIKSLLSNDDEIWQLFLYSGYLTKAEKQAERTESKNTYNLKIPNREIRSYFGDLFLNRFFGTEVKTKTLIKALENGDIRKFEKTLSEIMINMLSHFDLDSEMEKIYQVFMIGLVGFLMGRYEIISNNESGYGRYDLAMIPIKSNEKAYLMEFKISKTEKGMRAKAEEALKQIDKKKYDTRLKARGIMNILKIGIAFYGKSVKVVSK; via the coding sequence ATGAATAAAAAGGCAGTTCCAGTAGGGGTGGAAAATTTTGAAAGAATAATAAAAGATGGATATTATTATGTGGATAAATCATTATTAATAGAAAAAATACTTGAAAATAGAACTCCTGTAACACTTTTTACAAGACCAAGAAGATTTGGAAAAACGCTTAATATGTCAATGATTAAATATTTTTTTGATGTCAAAAATAAAGATGAGAATAAAACACTTTTTGAAAATTTAAAAATATCTGATAGTAAATATATGAGTGAACAAGGAAAATATCCTGTAATATTTATTTCGTTAAAGGATTTGAAAGCGGATACTTGGGAAATGTGTCGTTTAGAAATAAAAAAAGTAATTTCAAAACTTTATCGTGAATTTCAATATATTACAGAGAAGATGGATGAAGATGATAAAGAGATATATAATTCCATTAAAAATAGAAAAAATGATATTGATCTCAATACTTCACTGGAACTTTTGTCTGATTTTCTTTGTGAATATTATGGGAAAAAAGTAATAGTTTTGATAGATGAATATGATTCTCCAATAATAAATGCTTTTGATAAAGGTTATTACAATGAAACGATAGAATTTTTTCAAGTATTTTATAGTTCTGCATTAAAGACAAATGATTCATTGAAATATGGCATTCTTACGGGAATAACAAGGATTATAAAGGAAGGAATTTTTTCAGGATTAAACAACCTTTATGTGAATACTGTACTTAGCAAAAATTATGCAGAATACTTTGGGCTTTTGGAAAGCGAAGTAATTGAAATGCTTGATTACTTTAATATGAAATATAAAATTGAAGAAGTGAGAAGCTGGTACAACGGCTATCTTTTTGGAAATGAGCAAATATACAATCCATGGTCTATTGTCAATTATTTAAGAGAAAAAGAAATAAAATCATACTGGGCAAATGTTTCTGGAAATACACTTTTAGAAAATATGCTTGAGAATGCTGGAGAAAGTGTTTATGCTGATTTAAAGAAATTTACTGACGGAGAAAGCATTGAAAAATATATTTCGGATGGGACTACAATAAAAAGTCTTTTGAGTAATGATGATGAGATTTGGCAGTTGTTTTTATACAGCGGGTATTTGACAAAAGCTGAAAAACAGGCAGAAAGAACAGAATCCAAAAATACTTATAATTTAAAAATACCGAACAGAGAAATAAGAAGTTATTTTGGAGATTTATTTTTGAATAGATTTTTTGGAACAGAAGTAAAGACAAAGACTTTAATAAAAGCTCTTGAAAATGGAGATATTAGAAAATTTGAGAAAACATTGAGTGAAATAATGATAAACATGTTAAGCCATTTTGATTTAGACAGTGAAATGGAAAAAATTTATCAGGTATTTATGATAGGGCTTGTAGGATTTCTTATGGGAAGATATGAAATTATCTCAAATAATGAGAGCGGATATGGAAGATATGATTTGGCGATGATACCAATAAAAAGCAATGAGAAGGCATATCTTATGGAATTTAAAATTTCAAAGACTGAAAAAGGAATGAGAGCAAAGGCAGAAGAGGCTTTGAAGCAGATAGATAAGAAAAAGTATGATACAAGGTTGAAGGCTAGAGGAATAATGAATATTTTGAAGATTGGGATAGCGTTTTATGGTAAAAGTGTGAAGGTTGTTAGTAAATAA